One Corynebacterium matruchotii genomic window, TGATAAGCTGCTGGAATTATTCCAACGTTTTGATTTCTATGATTGGGAAACACCTGAATGCAATGAGTGGAAAAAGCACCATGCCCAGGAGTTCTCTGATTTCATTCAATACGTTATGGCAATACTGCCAACAACATCCACGCCCATGATAAACGTCTTGGCCCTATGCGATAACTATATTGACCTATTAGCGCACGTTCCAGCTGCCCCTGATCTTGCTATTCAGATGATTGTCGATTTTTGGAATCGTAAACGTGCAGCAGAAGAGGAGGATGTTGCAAGTTATTTGGCACTTTTGATAAAAAATCCCGATGGCGAACGCGTTGCAGAAATTGCGCAAGGTGCTATTGGTATTGCCAATAAGTTACAAGGCGATGGTCATCTAAGCGCAAACCCAAACCATTGACAGAAAGAGAAGCTGATGATTTTTCCAGATATCACAGAGGTTCAAGAATGTTTCCGCGCGGGTGACGACGCTAAACTGCTGGACGTATTCCAGCGTTTCATTTCTTCGGATGAATGGCCTACCAAATGTTATGAGTGGGGAGAAGAAAACGCGGAAGAATATTCCGCATTCATCCAACACATTGTTCCACTGTTGCCGCCGTCAACGCCGATGGAGGTGGTCTTGATTTTATGTGAGGACTATTTGTTGGAGTTAGTGTATTTGCCGAATTCGATTGACATTGGAGTAAAGGTACTTGTCGATTTTTGGAATCGTAAACGTGCTGTGGAAGACGAATCAATGGTACGTATGCTCTCTGCCTTTCTGATGCACCCTGATGGTGAGCATGTGGTGGAGACAATTCAAAGGGCCACCGGTGGTCTTACTGAGCAGCTTGGTATTAATTAAAGATACGAAATCATGCTGACCGAGTCGGACCTAGTTGAGATCATGGGGTACTACCATGCGGGTGATAATAGCAAGCTGTTAGACGCATTCCAACGTTTCGATCTCCATGATTGGGTAACAGAATGCAATGAGTGGAAAAGAAAACATGCCCAAGAGTTTTCCGATTTTCTCCAACACGTTATTTCGATACTGCCATCAGAATATACATCCATGGGAGATGTGTTGACTTTATGCGAAAACTACGCTCGTGCATTAGCGTATCTTCCAGCAGCACCCGATTGCGCAGCCCAGACGATCGTTAAATTTTGGAATCGCAAACGTTTAGGAGAAGAAGAAAGCATGGTGATTTACTTTTCGCTTTTAATGAGGAAACTTGATAGCGCGTGTATTGCAGAAAATGCGAAGAATGCTGTTGATATTGCCGACAGGATAAACGAGAAGCATCAGTGGAGATTAATAGTTCTTCCCCATATTGAAGAAGTCAAAGAATGCTTCCGTGCCGGTGACGATGCCAAGCTTCTTGACGCGTTCCAGCGCCTGATTGCTTTAGGTGATTGGTATGGCAGTTTTTATGGATGGGGTGAGGAAAACGCCGAGGAATGTTCTGCGTTTGTTCAACGCATTGTCCCGTTGCTTCCGCCGTCAACGCCGATGGATGTGGTGATTGCTCTGTGTGACAATTATTTACTAGAGCTGGTGTGTTTGCCGCATGCAATTGATATTTCCGTCAAGCTGTTTGTTGATTTCTTGAATCGTAAACGGGCCGCGGAAGACCGGGAAGCCATTGAGCTTCTCTCGGCACTCTCGGCCCATCCCGATGGGGATCATGCTGCGGAAATCGCGCAGAGTGCTGTTGGTATTGGGGATAGGCTGAACGGGTGAGCTTCCTGCCCTCATGCTTTTTCGTCGTGAGCGGCGAACTCAACAATATTTTTGGAAGATCTTTTCACTGCTACCGGCGCCTCTGAGTCAGCCATTGTGTCGCATCGACGCCGAAACTTTTCGCTCTTCGCTACTCGCTTTGCGACGATTCCGCTGCCGGTTCCGCCTGTTGGGTGGGGGATAATGCGCAGCCGGCAAGCAGAAATGGCAGACACAAGATTGGGATTTTCGTCATGATGACTCCCCAGGCCAGGAACTCAGGGAAAAAACCGGGGGATACCCCGATGCCGTATCACTATCACCGCTCTAAGCTAGGTATCACACATCACACAATATGAAGAAAGGAATTTCCCATGGCCCTAAAATTTTCCCTCGATCTCGAAGGCGCCACCTTTGATGAGCTTGCCACTTTTGTCGAATCCCTGAAGACCGCGGGCATGAAAGACCACGACACCCTCACGCTTGATGGCACACAATTGGTTGCCACGGTTGAGCCCACCGGCGGCCAGGTCAGCGATACCCGCCGGTCCACCGCAACCCCACGTCAAACCGTCTATCCCGATGCCTTCCCAGGTACCGGCAACCTTGATTTTATGAAGTTTGGGGATGCCGCCCTGGACTCCCTCATCGAGGCCCTGAAGTATCGCCGCGGCCGGTAGGAAAAACCGTCGATAAGTGTAATACGGGTGGGAAACGCTATGGTAGATTCCATGCGTTATATCTCCACCCGCGATGAGTCCCGCACCGAAATCCCGTTTAGTGACATCCTTCTCGGCGGGCTCGCCCCCGACGGTGGCCTCTATCTGCCCGCCGAATATCCGCAGGTCACCGGTGATATGCTCGACAGGTGGCGGAAACTGCTCAACACGCAGGGTTATCCCGCCCTCGCCGCCGAAGTCCTGCAATTATTTATCGACGACATTCCCGCCGATGATCTTACGGACATCGCCTACCGCGCCTACACCTTCCCGAAGTTTGCGCACGCCGAAATCGTGCCGGTGACCAAGCTGGAAGACGGCATGTATATCGGCCATCTTTCCGAGGGACCCACCGCCGCCTTTAAAGACATCGCCATGCAATTGCTCGGGGAATTCTTCGAATACGAGCTGCGCCGACGGGGCGAAACCCTCACCATTGTTGGGGCAACTTCGGGTGACACCGGGTCCGCCGCCGAATACGCCATGAGCGGTCGGGACGGCATTAAGGTCTTCATGCTCACCCCGGCCGGCCGCATGACCCCATTCCAGCAGGCACAAATGTTCGGTCTCAACGACCCCAACATCTTCAACATTGCCCTCGAAGGCGTATTCGACGATTGCCAGGATGTGGTCAAGGCCGTGTCCGCCGATGCCGACTTTAAACGCGCCCACCGCATCGGTGCCGTGAACTCCATTAACTGGGCCCGGCTCGTCGCCCAGGTGGTGTATTACATTTCCTGCTACCTGCATGTTGCCACCTCTAACGAGCAAAAAGTATCGTTCAGCGTGCCCACCGGCAACTTTGGGGACATTTGCGCTGGCCATATCGCCAAGCAAATGGGGGTGCCGATCGACAAGCTCATCGTGGCCACCAACGAGAATGATGTGTTGGACGAATTCTTCCGCACCGGTGTGTACCGGGTGCGGTCCTCCGCAGATACGTTCGAAACCTCGTCGCCGTCCATGGATATTTCCCGCGCATCCAATTTCGAACGATTCATCTATGATCTTCTGGGTCGGGACGCCGTTCGGGTCGCCGACCTGTTTGGCACCCAGGTTCCCCAGGGTGGGTTCACTCTCGCGGATGACCCCGCATTCTTGAAGGTTGGCACCCAGTACGGTTTCCTATCCGGGTCCTCCACCCACGCCGACCGGGTGGCCACCATTCGGGACTGCTACGAGCGGTTGGGCGTCATGATCGACCCCCACACCGCCGACGGCGTGAAAGTCGCCCGCGAACTGCGGAATCAGGTCGACACTCCCATTGTTTGCCTGGAGACCGCCCTGCCCGTGAAATTCGCCCACACCATCAAGGAAGCCACCGGCCGGGAACCGGACCTGCCCGACCGGTTCACCACCATCATGCAGGCCGAACGGCACGTCACGGACTTGCCCAACGATGTGGATGTGGTGAAAGATTTCATTGCGGCAAACGACTAAACTTTAGGCGTCGACAAGCATAGTCAGAAAGGACAACCATTATGGCCCAAGAACGCACCGCCCCCGCTGAATATTTCAACGATTTTGACCCCGAAAAAATGGCGAAACAGCTGGCAGAACAACTAGCCGCCAAGAAAGCCGCCGAAGCGGAAGCCCAGGCGAAATCGGAAGGGGAGTAATGCCCATCCCCGATTTTGTGCGGGCGTTGCGGGAGAAAATCGGCACCGATGAACTGTGGCTGCCGGGCGTGACCGCCGTCATCATCCGTGATGTGCCCGAAGGTGCCCCCATCACCGCCGTGCCGGAAGTGCTGCTGGTCAAACGCGCCGACAACGGCCAATGGACCCCGGTCACCGGCATTGCCGACCCGGGGGAGGAACCGCACCAGACCGCTGTCCGGGAGGCCAAGGAGGAGGTCGGCCTGGACATTCAGGTGGAGGCGCTGCTGGGTGTCGGCGCGGTCGGGCCGGTCACCTACCCCAATGGGGATGTCACCCGCTATATGGACACCGCGGTGCGATGCAGCGTGGTTGGCGACAGTGACGAACCCGTCATCAGCGACGACGAAAACACCGAGGCCGCCTGGTTCTCCATCATGCACATGCCGCCCATGAATCCCAGGTTCCGGCTCATCGTCGGCGATGCGGTAGCACAACTGCGTCGGCCTGAGGGATTTCGCCCTCGAATGGGGTATGTGAAGCGGGATCGCACGCGCTAAACCCGAAAATTACCCGCTAATAGGGTTGAACTGGGAAAAGTAATTCCTCACAGGTGCAGACAACTGTGCAAACCAGTTGTAGGGTTTTCTTGTATGAGACGACCTTTGTGCATCATTCAGCGATTTGGCAGAGCCACCGGTTCCGGCGGCCGTAGAGGCACCATCTGCGCTGCCCGCGCCACCAAAACCGTGGCCGCCGCCATGTCCGGCCTTATCGTGCTGGCCACGAGCATGATTCCCGCGGCCGCTGCCACCGTTGACGTTGCCGCCGCACCCGCGCGCACCCAAATCATCATGATGAAAGACAACGGGGAAGTGATCGAAACCCCCGGTGCCCACGAATCCCGCGCCTCACTGTCCATCGTCAAACTGTATTTGGGCCATTGGGTGTTGCAACATGGCGCCCCTGAGGATAAAGCCCTGGTGTATGAGATGATCCGCAGCTCCCATGATGGGATTGCTTCGAACCTGGATCGGAAATATCGCCAAGCCATCCCCGACACCATTGGTCGGTTCCGGCTCACCGAAACCAACTATCGGGGCAGGTGGGGTGATACCACCACCAGTGTTCACGACATGGCAGCATTTGTGTGGGCAGTTCGCACCGATCCGGCGGCCCGGCCGCTGATCGACGGCATGCGGAACCCGGCCGCCGTGGCCGCCGACGGTTATCCCCAGAATTTTGGTACCGCCACCCTGCCCGGTATTGAGGGCACCAAGTTTGGGTGGTCGGATAAGCGCGATGTGCACGCCACCGTGAGCTTCGGCCCGGGGTTTGTGGTGGCCGCCCACACGTTCGGTTCGGCGCAGGTACACACCGACGATGTGCGTCGTGCCGTGCACACGGATGGCCTGGTGGCCGGGGCGCAGCAGATTCAGATTGGTGGCGTCACCATTCCGGTGGCCAGCGGTGCGGAGCTGAAGGCGCGCACCAGGTGCACCAAGACGGAACAGTTCTGGCAGGGCGTGCCCGACACCGTGCTGGTGCCACGCTACGTGCTCGATGTGATTCCGGCATGCTAGAACCGGCGGCGAGGCGGCGACCGTGGCTGTGATTTGTCGCCGGTTGGTTCGCTGTTACATTTAATGACATGCCCTTACATCCCCTGGCGGTGCATCTTCCCGTCGTCATTATTCCGCTCACCGCCTTGGGATTATTGGCCTGGGTGCTGGTGCCCAGCCTTGGGGCGAAGGTCCGGTCCTGGCTGGTGGGCGGCGGCGTGTTGGGGGTCATTGGGACTGCCTGGTCCAACACCACGGGGGCGGAGTTGCTGAAGGATATTGGTCGCAGTCCGCAGAATCCGGGTGATGTCGCACCCCACATGATGTGGGGGAACGCGCTGGTGGTGGCGAGTATTTTTCTGGCGGCCGCGGCCATAGCACTGTGGTACAAGGAGACCGTGGTGACGCAGATCGCAGCGGTCATTATGGCGGTGGTCGCACTGATTATTACATTTGGCGCAGGTCACTCTGGCGCCCAATTGGTGTGGCACTAACAGTTTCCGTTAATATTATGCGGTATGAATGCTGTCCTCATTGCCGTCCTCGTGATGCTCATCTTGTCCGTCGCCCGGGTGCATGTTGTTATTTCCCTGTTTATCGGGGCGCTGGTTGGTGGTCTCATCAGCGGTATTGGCCTCGGGCCCACCATGGTGGCGTTCCAGGATGGCCTAGCCGGTGGGGCGAAAATCGCCCTGAGTTACGCGCTGTTGGGGGCGTTTGCCATGGCGGTCGCCAGTTCCGGCCTGCCCACGCTGTTGGCCAGATGGATCATGTCCAAGATTGGCAACACCGAGGAATCCGCGAATCGTCGCGCGGTTCTGGTAACAAAATGGCTGATGGTGGCGGGCGTGTTGGCAATGGCCATTATGAGCCAAAACCTGATTCCCGTCCACATTGCCTTCATCCCGCTCATTATTCCGCCGCTGCTCGGGGTGATGAATAAACTCCGTATCGACCGGCGCCTGATTGCCTGTGTGCTCACTTTCGGCTTGGTCACCACCTACATGTGGATCCCGGTGGGGTTCGGTTCGATCTTCCTTAATGAAATTCTCTTGGGCAATATTCGCAAGGCCGGCCTGGACACCACCGGAATTAATATTATGCAGGTCATGTCAATTCCGGCGTTGGGCATGATCGCGGGGTTGATTATCGCCGTGGGGTTCTCCTACCGGAAGCCCCGCGACTACGAAAACCGCCCCCTGGAGGCCGCCCACTCGGTGGAGGAGGTTACGCGCTACAAGGTCATTGTGGCGATCATTGCGATCTTGGCCACGTTTATCGTGCAGGTGGTGATGCAGTTGGCGGATTCGGAGGCGGACTCCCTGCTCATTGGTGCGCTCACCGGCCTGGCGGTGTTCCTGGTGACCGGCGCTGTGAACTGGAAGGAAGCGGATGACGTGTTTACTTCCGGCATGAAAATGATGGCGCTCATTGGGTTCATTATGATTACCGCCCAGGGCTTCGCCGCCGTCATGACCGCCACCGGTCAGGTGGAGACGCTTGTCGACGCCTCTGCGGCGCTGTTCGGCAGCAATAAGGCGATGGGGGCGTTGGTGATGCTCATCGTGGGCTTGATTGTGACGATGGGTATCGGGTCATCGTTTTCAACGCTGCCGATCATTGCCACGATCTATGTGCCCCTGTGCCTGGCCTTGGGCTTCAGCCCCGCCGCCACGGTTGCCATTGTGGGTGCCGCCGGCGCGCTTGGCGACGCCGGGTCGCCCGCATCCGACTCCACCCTAGGGCCCACCGCCGGGTTGAACGCCGACGGCCAGCACGACCATATCCGCGACTCGGTGATTCCCACCTTCCTGCACTATAACCTGCCGCTGATCGTGTCCGGGTGGGTGGCAGCCATGGTGCTTTAGTTGATCTCTAGTTGATGCAGCGTGGTCCGTTGCCGCCGGCATCAATGGTGGGGGAGGCGCTGTTTTTATCCATGGCAGTGCCCTCCTGACCGACCACGCCCGCCCCGGAGCCACTACTGTCGTCGGCGCTGGTGGGGCCAGCATAGTCTGCGGCGAGAACGACAGTGATGGTGCCATTGGTGAGCGTGGCGTCGGCAACAACCGGGAGTCCGCCTAATTCTTGGGCGATCGCTGCCGCTTCCTCGTTGGTTTCTTGCGGCGCCAAGACTTGCGACTGGCTGTAGGTGCCCACCTCGGCGTTGCCGGTATCGCCGACCGTGTAGCCCGCGCTCTTGAGGACGCTTGCCACGGTGGTGGCCAGCCCGGTGGTCCCCGAGGCGTTGAGTACCGTCACTGTCGAGGTTGCTGCGGGTTGTGCCGACGTGGTGGCGGCCGCGGTGGAGCTGCCCAGGTTCTCGTTGCCGCCCAGGAGCTGGTCAAAGAATTTATGCACCTGGCGGGGATCCACCGTCACCACAGATTCACCATTGTCGCCCGTGCCGTCAATAGAGGTCACGGGGATGGTATTGAATTTCACATTGCCGCCGGTCAGGTTAGACATTTGTACCGCCAGTTGGGAGAGGTCCCAGTTGCTGTCGAGGGTGAGTGACCGCTTGGCGGCGTCCTGGAGCTTCAGCAGCGTGCCGCCCTGCAACATGTTGGTCGAAAGTATCTTCGAAACCAGGGAGGCCATGTAGGCCTGCTGCCGCACGATACGATCCAGGTCGCCGCGCGGTAAACCATGCCGTTGCCGCACGAACGCCAACCCCTGCGCCCCGTTGAGGACCTGCCTGCCGGCGGGGAAATTCGCCCCCGAAAACTCGTCGTTGACCGGGGCGTTGAGGCATACCTCGACCCCGCCCACGGCGTCGGTAAGCAGCACGAACCCTACCAGGCCGACCTCTGCGTAGTGGTCCACGCTAATGCCAGTCAGGTCGGAGATGGCATTGATGAGCCCGCGCTGGCCCGCGGCCTTGGCCTTGCGCTCCAGGCTGGGGCCCTCTTTCTCCCCCTCGGCGAGGAGTCGCTCCTTTTCGATGGCCTTGTGGCCGGAGTATACGCCGTTGATTTTGGTGTTCCCGATGTCATCGTCGTGAATATAGGTGTCGCGGGGGATAGAGATCGCAGTTGCCGATGACCCGTCGTTGGGGATGCGGATCACCATGATGGTGTCCGTGTTGTCCGCCTCCTCGTCGCCGGCGTGGAGCATTGCTATTTCCTCCGGGGTGAGGGGGTTGCCCTGCGCATCCGTGCGAGAATCATTGCCCACGAGCAAAACATCCATGGCGCCGTCGGGGGATCCGGCATTAAGCGGTATTGATGGCGAATCTATTTTTGGTATGAGGAAATACCCCACCCCGGCCACCACCAGCATGATGGCAGACAGCAGCGCAATAAGCGCCTTGACGGCGGGCGGGCCCTGCTGTCTAACGGCGGGGCCAACATTCGACCTAGATGACGAATTACGGGAATTACGGTGATGGGACGTAGCACTCATACTGATACCAGAGTAACCAAATAGCCAGGGCTAGACCATGAGCTACCCACAGGTGTCGCCGTGGATATAGTGAAATCATGGTAGATATGACGGAATCCGATAACCTGTTCGAAACGATAGATGATGTGTATTGGCGTGCGACGGTTGGGGATATCATTGCCGCGCACTCCGACCCGCAGCACCCCCTTCAAGCCCTTGACCCGCAACGTTTTACGACGGTGCACCGCGAGGTCACCGCGCTGCTCACCAGGGTTGCCACCACTATGGGCCGGTTTCGCCTCCGGGATCAGGTGCCCGTGCGCCCACCCGGCCGCCAGGTGGCGGTCCCGGTCACAGCTCCCGACACATCAGTCCTGGACCTGGTCGGTCAGCTGCGCGCCGACATCCGTAACCTGCGCACCCCGCATGACCGCTCGGAAATGAGCCGGCTCATGTCCCAGCATTCAGCCACTATCGACGTGCTGGCCCGCACCATCCGTGCCGCGGACGCGGACCATGCGCTGGCGCTCAAGGAAAGCGAAACCCGCAGGCTCCAAGCCCAGCGGTGGGAGCAGGCAGCTCGGCGAACCGCCCGATACTATGCGGCAGCCAGCCTTATCCTTGGTGTTGCGG contains:
- a CDS encoding DUF2231 domain-containing protein, whose protein sequence is MPLHPLAVHLPVVIIPLTALGLLAWVLVPSLGAKVRSWLVGGGVLGVIGTAWSNTTGAELLKDIGRSPQNPGDVAPHMMWGNALVVASIFLAAAAIALWYKETVVTQIAAVIMAVVALIITFGAGHSGAQLVWH
- a CDS encoding LCP family protein — translated: MSATSHHRNSRNSSSRSNVGPAVRQQGPPAVKALIALLSAIMLVVAGVGYFLIPKIDSPSIPLNAGSPDGAMDVLLVGNDSRTDAQGNPLTPEEIAMLHAGDEEADNTDTIMVIRIPNDGSSATAISIPRDTYIHDDDIGNTKINGVYSGHKAIEKERLLAEGEKEGPSLERKAKAAGQRGLINAISDLTGISVDHYAEVGLVGFVLLTDAVGGVEVCLNAPVNDEFSGANFPAGRQVLNGAQGLAFVRQRHGLPRGDLDRIVRQQAYMASLVSKILSTNMLQGGTLLKLQDAAKRSLTLDSNWDLSQLAVQMSNLTGGNVKFNTIPVTSIDGTGDNGESVVTVDPRQVHKFFDQLLGGNENLGSSTAAATTSAQPAATSTVTVLNASGTTGLATTVASVLKSAGYTVGDTGNAEVGTYSQSQVLAPQETNEEAAAIAQELGGLPVVADATLTNGTITVVLAADYAGPTSADDSSGSGAGVVGQEGTAMDKNSASPTIDAGGNGPRCIN
- a CDS encoding Na+/H+ antiporter family protein — its product is MNAVLIAVLVMLILSVARVHVVISLFIGALVGGLISGIGLGPTMVAFQDGLAGGAKIALSYALLGAFAMAVASSGLPTLLARWIMSKIGNTEESANRRAVLVTKWLMVAGVLAMAIMSQNLIPVHIAFIPLIIPPLLGVMNKLRIDRRLIACVLTFGLVTTYMWIPVGFGSIFLNEILLGNIRKAGLDTTGINIMQVMSIPALGMIAGLIIAVGFSYRKPRDYENRPLEAAHSVEEVTRYKVIVAIIAILATFIVQVVMQLADSEADSLLIGALTGLAVFLVTGAVNWKEADDVFTSGMKMMALIGFIMITAQGFAAVMTATGQVETLVDASAALFGSNKAMGALVMLIVGLIVTMGIGSSFSTLPIIATIYVPLCLALGFSPAATVAIVGAAGALGDAGSPASDSTLGPTAGLNADGQHDHIRDSVIPTFLHYNLPLIVSGWVAAMVL
- the thrC gene encoding threonine synthase, whose protein sequence is MRYISTRDESRTEIPFSDILLGGLAPDGGLYLPAEYPQVTGDMLDRWRKLLNTQGYPALAAEVLQLFIDDIPADDLTDIAYRAYTFPKFAHAEIVPVTKLEDGMYIGHLSEGPTAAFKDIAMQLLGEFFEYELRRRGETLTIVGATSGDTGSAAEYAMSGRDGIKVFMLTPAGRMTPFQQAQMFGLNDPNIFNIALEGVFDDCQDVVKAVSADADFKRAHRIGAVNSINWARLVAQVVYYISCYLHVATSNEQKVSFSVPTGNFGDICAGHIAKQMGVPIDKLIVATNENDVLDEFFRTGVYRVRSSADTFETSSPSMDISRASNFERFIYDLLGRDAVRVADLFGTQVPQGGFTLADDPAFLKVGTQYGFLSGSSTHADRVATIRDCYERLGVMIDPHTADGVKVARELRNQVDTPIVCLETALPVKFAHTIKEATGREPDLPDRFTTIMQAERHVTDLPNDVDVVKDFIAAND
- a CDS encoding NUDIX hydrolase, giving the protein MPIPDFVRALREKIGTDELWLPGVTAVIIRDVPEGAPITAVPEVLLVKRADNGQWTPVTGIADPGEEPHQTAVREAKEEVGLDIQVEALLGVGAVGPVTYPNGDVTRYMDTAVRCSVVGDSDEPVISDDENTEAAWFSIMHMPPMNPRFRLIVGDAVAQLRRPEGFRPRMGYVKRDRTR